The following are encoded in a window of Echeneis naucrates chromosome 19, fEcheNa1.1, whole genome shotgun sequence genomic DNA:
- the sncgb gene encoding synuclein, gamma b (breast cancer-specific protein 1) isoform X1 produces MDVLMKGFSMAKEGVVAAAEKTKAGMEEAAAKTKEGVMYVGSKTKEGVVSSVNTVANRTVDQANIVGDTAVAGANEVSQAAVEGVENVAASTGLINQGEYGGMEQGGEGGEGY; encoded by the exons ATGGATGTACTGATGAAGGGGTTCTCCATGGCCAAGGAGGGGGTGGTGGCCGCCGCAGAGAAGACCAAAGCCGGCATGGAGGAGGCAGCAGCCAAGACCAAGGAAGGGGTGATGTATGTAG GCAGTAAGACAAAGGAGGGAGTTGTGTCATCGGTAAACACAG TGGCCAACAGGACCGTGGACCAGGCCAACATTGTTGGCGACACAGCGGTTGCCGGGGCCAACGAGGTGTCACAGGCAGCTGTCGAAGGTGTTGAGAACGTCGCTGCATCAACCGGGCTGATTAACCAG GGAGAATACGGGGGAATGGAGCAGGGTGGTGAAGGAGGAGAG GGGTATTAG
- the ldb3b gene encoding LIM domain-binding protein 3b isoform X1, translated as MSTYTVTLNGPAPWGFRLQGGKDFNMPLTISRITPGSKASGGSLTQGDIISAIDGVNTDGMTHLEAQNKIKSATTKLSLSMQKSRRPAPVPTATPRMDSPMPIIPHQKVIANTAANVEYTPSFNPIALKDSALSTHKPIEVRGPGGKATIVHAQYNTPISMYSQDAIMDAIAGQSQAKGHDSEEAGSTLAGVLPVKDPVVDCASPVYQAVIRPGETNVDMSEWARRAANLQSKSFRMLAHITGTEYLQDPDEEALQRSREKFESEVKGPRFAKLKNWHNGLSAQILNVQE; from the exons ATGAGTACGTACACAGTGACTCTGAACGGCCCCGCTCCATGGGGCTTCAGACTACAGGGAGGAAAGGACTTCAACATGCCACTCACCATCTCCAGG ATAACTCCCGGCAGCAAGGCATCGGGCGGCAGCCTGACCCAGGGTGATATCATCTCAGCCATCGATGGGGTTAACACCGATGGGATGACACACCTGGAGGCCCAGAACAAGATCAAGTCTGCCACCACCAAGCTGTCCCTCTCCATGCAGAA ATCAAGACGTCCTGCACCAGTTCCCACAGCAACTCCAAGAATGGACTCACCAATGCCAATCATCCCCCACCAGAAG GTTATCGCAAACACAGCTGCAAA TGTGGAGTACACTCCCAGCTTCAACCCCATTGCTCTGAAAGACTCAGCCCTGTCCACCCACAAGCCCATCGAGGTGAGGGGTCCGGGTGGAAAGGCCACCATCGTTCACGCCCAGTACAACACACCAATCAGCATGTACTCACAGGATGCCATCATGGACGCCATCGCAGGCCAGTCACAGGCCAAGGGACATGACAG TGAGGAGGCCGGCTCCACTTTGGC TGGAGTTCTGCCTGTCAAGGACCCCGTGGTGGACTGTGCATCTCCAGTGTACCAGGCGGTGATCAGGCCAGGAGAGACAAATGTGGACATGTCTGAGTGGGCCCGCCGCGCTGCCAACCTGCAGTCCAAGAGCTTCAGAATGCTGGCCCACATCACTGGCACTGAATACC TGCAAGACCCAGATGAGGAAGCCCTGCAGAGGTCGAG AGAGAAGTTTGAGTCAGAGGTGAAAGGCCCTCGCTTTGCCAAGCTGAAGAACTGGCACAACGGACTGTCTGCACAGATCCTCAACGTCCAGGAgtaa
- the sncgb gene encoding synuclein, gamma b (breast cancer-specific protein 1) isoform X2, with product MDVLMKGFSMAKEGVVAAAEKTKAGMEEAAAKTKEGVMYVGSKTKEGVVSSVNTVANRTVDQANIVGDTAVAGANEVSQAAVEGVENVAASTGLINQEEPVYEGEYGGMEQGGEGGEGY from the exons ATGGATGTACTGATGAAGGGGTTCTCCATGGCCAAGGAGGGGGTGGTGGCCGCCGCAGAGAAGACCAAAGCCGGCATGGAGGAGGCAGCAGCCAAGACCAAGGAAGGGGTGATGTATGTAG GCAGTAAGACAAAGGAGGGAGTTGTGTCATCGGTAAACACAG TGGCCAACAGGACCGTGGACCAGGCCAACATTGTTGGCGACACAGCGGTTGCCGGGGCCAACGAGGTGTCACAGGCAGCTGTCGAAGGTGTTGAGAACGTCGCTGCATCAACCGGGCTGATTAACCAG GAGGAGCCTGTATACGAG GGAGAATACGGGGGAATGGAGCAGGGTGGTGAAGGAGGAGAG GGGTATTAG
- the ldb3b gene encoding LIM domain-binding protein 3b isoform X2, whose translation MSTYTVTLNGPAPWGFRLQGGKDFNMPLTISRITPGSKASGGSLTQGDIISAIDGVNTDGMTHLEAQNKIKSATTKLSLSMQKSRRPAPVPTATPRMDSPMPIIPHQKVIANTAANVEYTPSFNPIALKDSALSTHKPIEVRGPGGKATIVHAQYNTPISMYSQDAIMDAIAGQSQAKGHDSGVLPVKDPVVDCASPVYQAVIRPGETNVDMSEWARRAANLQSKSFRMLAHITGTEYLQDPDEEALQRSREKFESEVKGPRFAKLKNWHNGLSAQILNVQE comes from the exons ATGAGTACGTACACAGTGACTCTGAACGGCCCCGCTCCATGGGGCTTCAGACTACAGGGAGGAAAGGACTTCAACATGCCACTCACCATCTCCAGG ATAACTCCCGGCAGCAAGGCATCGGGCGGCAGCCTGACCCAGGGTGATATCATCTCAGCCATCGATGGGGTTAACACCGATGGGATGACACACCTGGAGGCCCAGAACAAGATCAAGTCTGCCACCACCAAGCTGTCCCTCTCCATGCAGAA ATCAAGACGTCCTGCACCAGTTCCCACAGCAACTCCAAGAATGGACTCACCAATGCCAATCATCCCCCACCAGAAG GTTATCGCAAACACAGCTGCAAA TGTGGAGTACACTCCCAGCTTCAACCCCATTGCTCTGAAAGACTCAGCCCTGTCCACCCACAAGCCCATCGAGGTGAGGGGTCCGGGTGGAAAGGCCACCATCGTTCACGCCCAGTACAACACACCAATCAGCATGTACTCACAGGATGCCATCATGGACGCCATCGCAGGCCAGTCACAGGCCAAGGGACATGACAG TGGAGTTCTGCCTGTCAAGGACCCCGTGGTGGACTGTGCATCTCCAGTGTACCAGGCGGTGATCAGGCCAGGAGAGACAAATGTGGACATGTCTGAGTGGGCCCGCCGCGCTGCCAACCTGCAGTCCAAGAGCTTCAGAATGCTGGCCCACATCACTGGCACTGAATACC TGCAAGACCCAGATGAGGAAGCCCTGCAGAGGTCGAG AGAGAAGTTTGAGTCAGAGGTGAAAGGCCCTCGCTTTGCCAAGCTGAAGAACTGGCACAACGGACTGTCTGCACAGATCCTCAACGTCCAGGAgtaa